The following nucleotide sequence is from Pagrus major chromosome 13, Pma_NU_1.0.
TGATTTTTGCATGTtatgagacaaacagacaccatgtttttacaaaaagacagaaagaagttcatgtagaacatttgctgaatttacaagaagaattagtcagagacagagtttcacacagtttataaagtgtctccaactcaacaactcactaaattgagatttttttaaagggagtctggtgactttctccatgGGGACAAAGAATTAGCCTATATTTGTtagtttactgtatttgtgaaatttgacatgtttactgtgaACAAAACGACTTCATGTATTCCAAGTTAAATGCAGACacttgaatgcaggacttttacttttaattaattaattaattttagtattttcactaaagtaaaaaatgtgaataattgtTCCACCGCTGCTAATGAGGAATATAAAGCAAGTAACGTTCTcagaagacacagaggaagTTAAAGATATAAACGTGATTGTAGCcaaaatatgaattttaatttcactttcacACCTGAAGGCACAGTGTGACGTCTCCAGTTCAAAACGTTTCTTTCCCTCCAGAGTCTTTGTTcagttttaaagcaacaaaaagctccagagttgttttttgtgaaaaagtattttttaatgaatctTCGGAATAAAGCTTCAGGTTTCTCTTCTGGCAGCTGCGACTCAGcgaacacacagacaggaaatgatTTCATGTTGACACTTTACATTTGGTTGCACAGAAAGCGTCGGTGCTTTAAATAAACGAACAGACACTAAATCacaccacatcatcatcatcgtcatcatcagtCACAGCTCTGGAGGCACCGAACAGCAAGAAAACattcatgaaaacaataaaataatattatattcTTACAAAAAGGAACACATCCAGCGTTGCAGTGTAAAAAGGCTCTGAGGATTAGTAAAAACAATTCACATTAGTCGCTTTCAGGAGTTTTCTCATCACGCTGCGCTTCACTCAGATTTACAGATGGACCTTCAGTTAAATAAGATCAGCGATTCTTTACAAGACAAACTGCTGAAACGAAAGAGAGTTTCAGTCCGGTGACAGGCAGCAGCTCAGAGTTTCATGGCGTTGGTCCGTTCAGAGTCCAGACTCTCACTCGGGCCTCTTGCTTCAGGCCCCGCTGCTGCAGGGTCTCCCTCCCAGAACCTCAGGGGCTCACCGCGGCTGCAGCGCTCCGACTCGGCCGTTCCTGTGATGACTCACCGGACTGAACTCTGACTCGTCGTCTCCTGTGGACAAAGAAACACGACAGTTAAACCTGAAATAAACTGATGTTTCCCTCCACGTGTTGAATAAATCAGAGTATCTACTGTTTCTGTCACCTCGACcttgtcttcttctttgatGTCGGTGTTCGTCGCTCCTTCAGTCAGatcttcctgtttttcttcagagtttttctcttcctccttttttcctGAAGAAGATCCatcttcctcctttcctcctgtGGGTccgttctcctcctcctccttcttctcttcttcctctctgggCTCGACGCTGGTCTCTGAGTGATCTTCTTCGTGGGATTCGTTCTTCTCAGGACACGGTGAAGGGTTTGTCTTGTCCTTCACCTCGTCTGTCTTGTCGTCCTTCACCTCTTCTGTCTTGTCGTCCTTCACCTCGTCCGTCTTGTCGTCCTTCACCTCTTCTGTCTTGTCGTCCTTCACCTCGTCTGTTTTGTCGTCCTTCACCTCTTCTGTCTTGTCGTCCTTCACCTCGTCTGTCTTGTCGTCCTTCACCTCGTCTGTCTTGTCGTCCTTCACCTCGTCTGTCTTGTCGTCCTTCACCTCGTCTGTCTTGTCGTCCTTCACCTCTTCTGTCTTGTCGTCCTTCACCTCGTCTGTCTTGTCGTCCTTCACCTCGTCTGTCTTGTCGTCCTTCACCTCTTCTGTCTTGTCGTCCTTCACCTCGTCTGTCTTGTCGTCCTTCACCTCGTCTGTCTTGTCGTCCTTCACCTCGTCTGTCTTGTCGTCCTTCACCTCGTCCGTTTGATCTTCTCCTTGTCCCTCCTTCTCgcctcctccatcttcttctcttcttttgtccTCAGGCTCGTCTCCGCTGCTGGACTTCCTGTGACGGCGGGATGGAGGACGTCGCCGGATGGAGAGGCGAGCTCTGCCCTGGAGAAGGACCAATGGGAGCAGAGACAGACCGGTGAGCTCATTACATGATTCTCACGTTACCACCAGGGTCGAGGTTATAAACCTTTTAACAGGCGGACAGACCGGGTACAGTTTTAGAGAAAGGGGGCACCTCGGCCACCCCGCTGGCTCCGCCCCTGGTCACCACATGTTCACAGGACTGGTGTGAACTTTTTACCAGAAAAATTAGGACTACAAAAATGTCCGCCCACAAAGCTCTCACTCagctacggaagccctgaggggcaagtgaggaCACTTTGACCcaaactgttttctctcccgtgtttcacacatgaaaaaagtgtCTTCATAAAAGATATTTGGGggaaagaaacttttttttaggAAGGAACTTTTTTCTTGTGCGAAACTGaaattttctcttttgtttttttttctttcctttttttcagatgtgaaaccgagtgaaaaaaatgtttttcatgtgtcagactggattaattattattttagttttttaggaagaaaccttttttcagatttgaaactgagtgaaaaaaaaatgtttcagggaAAAAACAAGTTCTTGTGCAActgagggatttttttttctctttcaggcagaaaccttttttcaggtgaaaaaaatgtttcaagagatttaatttatttttcttgtgtgggaccaagttaatttttttatcattttgtttttaaagtaacaaaaaaaaaatcttgtgtgAAATCgcgtggggaaaaaaaaattgttttaggaagaaacttttttcagtttaaagcaaaaaaaatatcttgcgagtgaattattatttttttaatgaaaattggAAAAAGAATATTTGATGAAAACAGCAGAACAGTCCTTTAACTCTGACTCACCTTGATGTTGGCGTTCGACAGGATGGAGCCCTCCTCCACAGTGGGAGGGGCTTCAAAGGAGACGGGGCGTTCCTCTTCAGTTGACGGAGACGCTGCGACGGGGCTGGTGGGGGTCGCCGTGGACGGGGTGGATCCCGCGGTGACGGGGCCGGAGCCGGGGAAGGCGGGAGGCAGCAGCCTGAAGCCGGGGCTCTTTGGAGAGGGCAGCAGGgccgagggagagagagcgaggttggcctgtgcagagagagagagagtgatgtcacagtgatgtcatagtgatgtcagagtgcagCTCTCTGTCcacaccagcagagggcagcagagtcCAACAGAGACcacctggactcacctggaGCTTCTCGATCAGAGCAGAGTTCCTCTTGGCTTTGGCAGGTACAGGAGAGGTGACACCTGTaggctgctcacacacacacgcacacacacacacacacacacacacacacactgtcaaatcagagctcagaggaaacaaacaccTGCTTGCTGTCATCAGGTGAGATTTATTTAGCAGGtaactgtattttattgtatatttaaattaaatgctCTCTCACCTCCGGGTCGTCTCCGGGCGGTTTGGGGAGCTGTAGGGAGCGAGGAGGTCGACGTCTGACCGGCTTCTCCtggtgaacaaacaaacaaacaaacaaacagacaaacaaatgactttatttacaacttacagtattttaatgttagATCTAGTAATATTTGGTCAACCTCAGTCTTTAGTGAAAGGAGAACACGAAGTCATCAAAAGATTAGTTGCTTAAAAATGACGTAGTTTTAGATCCGAGAATGAGAATTCAGATTTACAAtacaatgacaaaaaatgcagcGAACATCATTCAACAAATGAGGCCCAGGTGATTCAATACCTGcattattcatattttcttacaaaaatatattaaaatagtTAGAAATGAAGTGATAATTGTAGTTGTGGGCTTTCAGATGAACTGAAGTAAAACCTTCTTCCTGTAGTTAACTGACTGATTTAAAAGAGTTTCACAAGCTGATCTTCTTCTAATAAAGCAGATATTTCAGCGGCTGCAGGAATCACAACACTAAATACCAGAAACCAGGAAGAGAAATGTGTCACGCTGACTTAGTGTCAGGAGGAAACATGAGGCTCATTTcctgttgtcttcttcttcttcacactgctgcagcactgacacGTGCCTGAGACGTGTTCAGGGACGCTGCGACACCTCAGCGCTGTGATAACTGATCACTGTTTGTAACTTCAGACGCCCTTCAGTCCTTCAGCCACGGACAGATTATCAAACAACAGACATACCGAAGACCCTCGACCTCTCGTTCAAAGAACCAAATACCccaaaacaacagcagatgacacagctgtgtgttgtctctttgtggtcgtttCCCATCTCTGTTTTGCATCTTTATGGTGGTTTTGTagtctttttgtatttctttgcccttgttttgcatctttgcagtcattttttgtctttttgtagtcgttttgagtctctgtagtttttgtctgtctctttgtagttcttttgtttctcttcgTAGTTTTTTTTATGGCTTTGCAGTCATTTagcatctttgtgtttgttggtcTTTCTGTTGTCGTTTTGTTTCCCTTTGCGGTTATTTtaagtgtctctgtgtttgttttgagtctcttaatatttttctgtgtctctttgttttctgcacGTCTTCACTGTTTTGAGTTTCACTGTTGACTCACTGTTTCCTGTCCGGCAGCATCGTGTGGAGCAGCCGAGCCTTTGAATCTTCCTGCGAGTTCAGCCACAGAGCGCCGGGATGGAGCCTCCTCCTGAGGGAGGGAAGGATGTAAGGTAACGAGACAGGTAgatgtaacaaaacaaaacaactgttgtGTGTGGAAACAACCCCATGAGATCAAAGGTGACAGCAGCTAATAATGTAAATTTCTAAGTTGTGCATTCAAGTCGTGACTCGTACGGTCATTTCTGACATCTTGATGAAAACAGAGCTGATGGCACGAGGAATTTCTCAACACAAATAATCGActgaaagacataaaaaaaaaagaaatattctcCACGACACACGTGTGACTGGCTGATCATTCAAGCTTCCCAGCAGGTCTACTGGCGCTGCTGCCTGTCCCGCCCTGAGCTGCaggtgacttcctgtctgaggtGGCGTGTCAGCAGCGTTGTGACCATGTTAGGAAGGAAATGTGAGTGTTGTCATCAGGAAGGCAGCTGCTCATTAGAGACTCTGCTCAGAGGCAACATGACAACATGCCACACGTGTTTCTGACCCGTTTAACTGGAAGcatcaaaacagacaaaaatacagaGCTGTCTGATTTACATGTCGACTTCTCTTTTAATAGACTAGATGTCATCATTTCCTTTATTCCAAAACCATTTAACAGATGGTTTGATAcataatttgttcattttgcAATCTGATCCAGAGGAAACATTCGGCCCCAGATCACATTATTGATTCACTGACTAATTTATAATAGTTCTGTGGCAGGCTCATGATGAGCTGTACGTCTTTGggata
It contains:
- the dub gene encoding duboraya isoform X1, which codes for MEEEAPSRRSVAELAGRFKGSAAPHDAAGQETEKPVRRRPPRSLQLPKPPGDDPEPTGVTSPVPAKAKRNSALIEKLQANLALSPSALLPSPKSPGFRLLPPAFPGSGPVTAGSTPSTATPTSPVAASPSTEEERPVSFEAPPTVEEGSILSNANIKGRARLSIRRRPPSRRHRKSSSGDEPEDKRREEDGGGEKEGQGEDQTDEVKDDKTDEVKDDKTDEVKDDKTDEVKDDKTEEVKDDKTDEVKDDKTDEVKDDKTEEVKDDKTDEVKDDKTDEVKDDKTDEVKDDKTDEVKDDKTEEVKDDKTDEVKDDKTEEVKDDKTDEVKDDKTEEVKDDKTDEVKDKTNPSPCPEKNESHEEDHSETSVEPREEEEKKEEEENGPTGGKEEDGSSSGKKEEEKNSEEKQEDLTEGATNTDIKEEDKVEETTSQSSVR
- the dub gene encoding duboraya isoform X2; amino-acid sequence: MEEEAPSRRSVAELAGRFKGSAAPHDAAGQETEKPVRRRPPRSLQLPKPPGDDPEPTGVTSPVPAKAKRNSALIEKLQANLALSPSALLPSPKSPGFRLLPPAFPGSGPVTAGSTPSTATPTSPVAASPSTEEERPVSFEAPPTVEEGSILSNANIKGRARLSIRRRPPSRRHRKSSSGDEPEDKRREEDGGGEKEGQGEDQTDEVKDDKTDEVKDDKTDEVKDDKTDEVKDDKTEEVKDDKTDEVKDDKTDEVKDDKTEEVKDDKTDEVKDDKTDEVKDDKTDEVKDDKTDEVKDDKTEEVKDDKTDEVKDDKTEEVKDDKTDEVKDDKTEEVKDDKTDEVKDKTNPSPCPEKNESHEEDHSETSVEPREEEEKKEEEENGPTGGKEEDGSSSGKKEEEKNSEEKQEDLTEGATNTDIKEEDKETTSQSSVR
- the dub gene encoding duboraya isoform X3, producing MEEEAPSRRSVAELAGRFKGSAAPHDAAGQETEKPVRRRPPRSLQLPKPPGDDPEPTGVTSPVPAKAKRNSALIEKLQANLALSPSALLPSPKSPGFRLLPPAFPGSGPVTAGSTPSTATPTSPVAASPSTEEERPVSFEAPPTVEEGSILSNANIKGRARLSIRRRPPSRRHRKSSSGDEPEDKRREEDGGGEKEGQGEDQTDEVKDDKTDEVKDDKTDEVKDDKTDEVKDDKTEEVKDDKTDEVKDDKTDEVKDDKTEEVKDDKTDEVKDDKTDEVKDDKTDEVKDDKTDEVKDDKTEEVKDDKTDEVKDDKTEEVKDDKTDEVKDKTNPSPCPEKNESHEEDHSETSVEPREEEEKKEEEENGPTGGKEEDGSSSGKKEEEKNSEEKQEDLTEGATNTDIKEEDKVEETTSQSSVR
- the dub gene encoding duboraya isoform X4 — encoded protein: MEEEAPSRRSVAELAGRFKGSAAPHDAAGQETEKPVRRRPPRSLQLPKPPGDDPEPTGVTSPVPAKAKRNSALIEKLQANLALSPSALLPSPKSPGFRLLPPAFPGSGPVTAGSTPSTATPTSPVAASPSTEEERPVSFEAPPTVEEGSILSNANIKGRARLSIRRRPPSRRHRKSSSGDEPEDKRREEDGGGEKEGQGEDQTDEVKDDKTDEVKDDKTDEVKDDKTDEVKDDKTEEVKDDKTDEVKDDKTDEVKDDKTEEVKDDKTDEVKDDKTDEVKDDKTDEVKDDKTDEVKDDKTEEVKDDKTDEVKDDKTDEVKDKTNPSPCPEKNESHEEDHSETSVEPREEEEKKEEEENGPTGGKEEDGSSSGKKEEEKNSEEKQEDLTEGATNTDIKEEDKVEETTSQSSVR